A window of the Brassica napus cultivar Da-Ae chromosome C5, Da-Ae, whole genome shotgun sequence genome harbors these coding sequences:
- the LOC106397845 gene encoding tetratricopeptide repeat protein 38-like isoform X8, protein MPLPMNASTQLTHTFIRFLFDYHPFIANLTKTEDFMVLMCFLWLLVLSYGRNWKVILEAPLDDKDCVLGNVLAAHYLSSSDHSKANTYVEAARSNIEQSTPYEKAVFEAVSYLISEDRDYDLALELHTQLLQRFPKDLASLKRAQVLCFYMGQPAPFLSLVQQVLPVNQEESYIHGMLAFPLLELGRMEEAAAASRKGYEINKEDAWAHHCLCHVLQHECKFKEAVEFMEELSESWQSCSSFLYTHNWWHIALCYLEGGSPMSKIEEIYDNHIWKELEKGDAVPPEVYLNAIALLLRLDVGDALKGSFEDRLKLLAARLTDQENWYMSWHLDILIVWALAKVGETSRARELLEGLKLRLSKMNKKKQQVMQKGIQLGEAVYEYAKGNYKQALELLGSDFNAFGYKLMMIDHWGIR, encoded by the exons ATGCCTCTTCCGATGAATGCATCAACGCAATTGACTCATACTTTCATCAGGTTCCTCTTCGATTATCACCCTTTCATTGCAAACTTAACAAAGACAGAAGATTTTATGGTTCTGATGTGCTTTCTCTGGCTCTTG GTTCTTAGTTATGGGAGGAACTGGAAAGTGATTCTAGAAGCACCACTCGACGACAAAGATTGTGTCTTGGGCAACGTTTTAGCTGCTCATTACCTTTCCTCATCGGATCATTCCAAAGCTAATACCTATGTTGAAGCTGCAAGATCCAATATT GAACAATCTACACCTTATGAGAAAGCTGTGTTCGAGGCTGTTAGTTATCTCATCTCCGAGGACAGGGATTATGACTTGGCTCTTGAATTGCACACCCAG CTACTTCAAAGATTCCCCAAGGATCTGGCCTCTCTGAAGAGAGCACAGGTGTTATGCTTCTACATGGGACAGCCTGCTCCCTTTCTGAGTCTTGTTCAGCAA GTTCTACCAGTGAATCAAGAAGAGAGTTACATACACGGTATGCTTGCCTTCCCATTGTTAGAACTTGGTCGAATGGAAGAAGCTGCGGCAGCTTCCAGAAAAGGCTATGAGATTAACAAAGAAGACGCCTGGGCACATCACTGT TTGTGTCATGTTCTTCAACATGAATGTAAGTTTAAAGAAGCAGTGGAGTTCATGGAAGAACTCTCAGAATCTTGGCAATCTTGCTCATCCTTCTT GTATACACACAATTGGTGGCATATTGCTCTCTGTTACTTGGAAGGAGGGTCACCAATGAGCAAAATAGAGGAGATTTATGATAATCACATCTGGAAAGAATTGGAGAAAGGCGACGCTGTTCCCCCTGAA GTTTATCTCAATGCTATTGCTTTGTTATTGCGTTTGGATGTAGGAGATGCTCTCAAAGGTTCGTTTGAAGACCGTCTTAAACTCCTTGCAGCTCGTTTGACTGATCAG GAAAACTGGTATATGTCATGGCACCTTGACATATTGATAGTTTGGGCACTGGCCAAGGTTGGAGAGACTTCAAGAGCTCGTGAATTACTCGAGGGTCTGAAGCTCCG ACTATCGAAGATGAACAAGAAGAAACAACAAGTGATGCAGAAAGGGATTCAG CTCGGAGAAGCTGTGTATGAATACGCAAAGGGTAACTACAAACAGGCTCTAGAACTACTTGGTTCAGATTTTAACGCTTTTGGCTACAAG TTGATGATGATAGATCACTGGGGCATCAGATGA